One Mastacembelus armatus chromosome 10, fMasArm1.2, whole genome shotgun sequence DNA window includes the following coding sequences:
- the ube2d2 gene encoding ubiquitin-conjugating enzyme E2 D2 translates to MALKRIHKELNDLARDPPAQCSAGPVGDDMFHWQATIMGPNDSPYQSGVFFLTIHFPTDYPFKPPKVAFTTRIYHPNINSNGSICLDILRSQWSPALTISKVLLSICSLLCDPNPDDPLVPEIARIYKTDREKYNKIAREWTQKYAM, encoded by the exons ATGGCTCTGAAAAGAATTCACAAG GAGTTGAACGACTTGGCACGGGACCCACCAGCCCAGTGTTCTGCAGGACCAGTAGGAGATGACA tgtttcactgGCAAGCCACAATAATGGGACCT AATGACAGTCCTTACCAGAGCGGGGTTTTCTTCTTGACCATACACTTCCCCACAGATTACCCCTTCAAACCACCAAAG GTTGCATTTACCACAAGAATCTACCACCCAAATATCAACAGCAACGGCAGCATTTGTCTTGACATCCTGCGATCACAGTGGTCTCCGGCTCTCACCATCTCCAAAG TCCTCCTGTCCatctgctctctgctgtgtgaCCCAAACCCGGATGACCCCTTAGTACCCGAGATCGCCCGCATCTACAAGACGGACAGGGAAAA GTACAACAAAATAGCTCGGGAATGGACACAAAAGTATGCAATGTAG